The DNA window AGCGCGACCGAGCCGGTGTCGGGGCCGCCGAGGAACGCGAAGATCTTCGGCCCCACCTTGACGACGGTGTCGTCCTCCCACGGCTGGTCGAGCCACGCACCCGGCTTGCGCAGGCAGTGCTCCAGCAGCTCGGCGTGGGTCAGACCTGCCACGCCTCGCACGATAGCGACCGGCCGGCCTCCAGGTCGACCACGAAGACCGAGCCGTGCGGTGCGGCGTCCTCGTGGCGGACGTCGGCGCCGTTGGCCTGCGCCAGCCCGCGCACGATGTAGAGCCCGAGCCCGGTGCCCCGGACTGCCGCGGCGTCGCGCTCGGCGCGCGCCAGGCGCTGGAAGAGGCGGGGACGGAACTCCGCGGGCACGCCGGGGCCGCGGTCCTCGACGCGTACGCGCACCCGCCCGTCGCTCGACCCCACCGCCACGCGCGTGGCACCACCGCCGTACTTCCCGGCGTTCGTCAGCAGGTTGACGAGGATCTGCTCGAGGTGGCCGGGGTGCGCCTCGACGGTGGCATCGAGGTCTCCGACCAGCTCGGCGCCGACCGCGCCGGTCGCGGCGACGGCCGCGGCGACGTGGTCGCGCAGCCGCAGGGTCGAGCGCTGGGCGTGCAGGCTGCCCGCGTCGATGCTGACCATGGCGAGCACCTCGCGCACGATCTCGTCGAGCCGGCCGGCCTGGCGCCCGATGACCTCGAGCGCCCGACGCCGGTCGGCCTCGTCGAGGACGTCCCAGGAGTCCCCGGCCAGCTCGGCGTAGCCGAGGATCGAGGCGAGCGGGTTGCCGATCTCGTGGCCGAGCATCCCGATCAGGTCGAGCTTGAGCGCGTTGGCCTCCTCGAGCGCGCTGTTGCGCGACGCGAGCTCGGCGGCGGCCTCGTCGCGGGCGCGCTCGGCGGCCTTGCGGTCGGAGATGTCGGAGACGACCTCGATCAGGTGCTTCGGCAGCCCGTCGGGGTCGCGCACCAGCGAGCTGGTCGTGTGCACGTCGAGCCAGCTGCCGTCGGCGCGCCGCAGCCGCGTCTCCGCGCTGGAGGAGTCGCGGTCGCCGGCGAACAGCCCGGCCACCTCGGCCCGCGCGGCAGCCAGGTCGTCGGGGTGCAGGTAGTCCTCGTCGCGGGTACCCACGACCTGCTCGGCCGGTCGACCGACCATCTCGGCGAAGGCGCGGTTGACGTCGAGCAGCGTGCCGTCGAGCGCGCGCACCGCCTGACCGGCGGCGGAGGAGTCGAACTGGGCGCGGAACCGCTGCTCGCTCTCGGCGAGCGCGCGCTCGGACGCGCGCGCCGCGGTCACGTCGGTGGAGACCTCGAGCACGGCGACCGGCGAACCGGCCGCGTCGCGCTGGAGCACCTGCCGGCTCAGCACGGTCACCGTGCGCCCGGCGGCGGTGAGCTGGGCGAGCTCACCGGTCCAGCTGCCCGTCTCGAGCAGCGCCGCGGTCAGGTCGCTGACGCTGCCGCCGGCCGGGAACGAGGTGGCGAGCAGCCGGTGGGCGACCTTGCCGACGGCCGCGGCCTGCGGCCAGCCGTAGGTCGCCTCGGCGCCCGCGTTCCACCAGCGGACGGTGCCGTCGAGGTCGCGCACGACCACGGCGGCCGGGATGAGCTCGAGCAGGCGGGCCTGGCGCTCGAGCTGGGCCTGGGTGGTGCGCGCGGCCGTGACGTCCTCGACCTGCAGCACCGCGTACAGCGGCCGGCCGTCGTCGTCGCGCACGGTCGCGAGCCGCAGCGACACCCACAGGTGCGACCCGTCCTTGTGGACGTACCTGCGCACGCCGGCGGCGGTGTCGGTCTCGCCCTCGAGGATCGCGCGCAGGGCCGGGGTGGTGGCCGGGACGTCGTCGGGGTGCTGGAGGTCGCGGTAGCT is part of the Motilibacter peucedani genome and encodes:
- a CDS encoding sensor histidine kinase, with protein sequence MSFVSPLPRQAAAPVRARPDEDVSVAVERATRRVRDAEALAGVGTFTWDPITGEAWWSDGLYALHGSDRAGEPEPTALLERLLDPAEHTRLVEHLREVAASVPGTPAELHQRSRRTDGTPWHMAVRSAVDEVGVVYGAVHDVTAQARLVERLQDSLDVQRDVTAAANDRDATLALVARRAVETFPAADGAAVELVEGADLVCAVAAGSLQEWVGTRLAASGSFSGSVVAAGAAAYCADAATDPRADRVTCARQGVRSMLVAPLSSGDRVIGTLKVSARRPDAFEDADAQHLGLLAGSLGSALRHADDYARHRRQLQETESTLEALEASEQRFRLAFDNSPLGMALVSLDPTDLGTYIQVNPAMCAITGWSGAELSRMSYRDLQHPDDVPATTPALRAILEGETDTAAGVRRYVHKDGSHLWVSLRLATVRDDDGRPLYAVLQVEDVTAARTTQAQLERQARLLELIPAAVVVRDLDGTVRWWNAGAEATYGWPQAAAVGKVAHRLLATSFPAGGSVSDLTAALLETGSWTGELAQLTAAGRTVTVLSRQVLQRDAAGSPVAVLEVSTDVTAARASERALAESEQRFRAQFDSSAAGQAVRALDGTLLDVNRAFAEMVGRPAEQVVGTRDEDYLHPDDLAAARAEVAGLFAGDRDSSSAETRLRRADGSWLDVHTTSSLVRDPDGLPKHLIEVVSDISDRKAAERARDEAAAELASRNSALEEANALKLDLIGMLGHEIGNPLASILGYAELAGDSWDVLDEADRRRALEVIGRQAGRLDEIVREVLAMVSIDAGSLHAQRSTLRLRDHVAAAVAATGAVGAELVGDLDATVEAHPGHLEQILVNLLTNAGKYGGGATRVAVGSSDGRVRVRVEDRGPGVPAEFRPRLFQRLARAERDAAAVRGTGLGLYIVRGLAQANGADVRHEDAAPHGSVFVVDLEAGRSLSCEAWQV